The Acetomicrobium sp. S15 = DSM 107314 genome includes a region encoding these proteins:
- the uxuA gene encoding mannonate dehydratase: protein MNLSFRWYGTNDPVSLDKIRQIPVVKGIVSAIYDLPPGEPWPFDKVQALKKEVEEKGFSLVAIESIPVAEEIKLGSPSRDRYINAFCESVRSVGKSGVPVVCYNFMPVFDWMRTNLSLKLEDGSYALSYDHDELAKVDLSSGAQGLPGWGAAYSASELRYLLDAYRGISEEDLWANLKYFLERVVPVAEEVGVKMAIHPDDPPWSIFGLPRIIRDEAALERLVKLVDSPSNGIALCSGSLGVDPKNDIPAMVRRFGALGRIHFAHVRNVKITGEKRFCETAHPSCAGSLDIYEIVKAYHDVGFSGPLRPDHGRMIWGEEGKPGYGLYDRALGAMYIAGLWEATEKSTAFRS from the coding sequence GTGAATCTTTCTTTTCGATGGTATGGAACGAATGACCCAGTGTCTCTCGACAAAATCCGTCAGATTCCCGTTGTGAAAGGGATCGTCAGCGCCATCTACGATCTGCCTCCGGGCGAACCTTGGCCATTTGATAAGGTCCAGGCTCTTAAAAAAGAAGTGGAGGAAAAGGGATTTTCTTTGGTCGCCATTGAAAGCATTCCTGTGGCAGAAGAGATAAAACTCGGCTCTCCCAGTCGCGATCGATATATAAACGCCTTTTGCGAAAGCGTGAGGAGCGTAGGCAAAAGCGGTGTGCCCGTCGTATGTTACAACTTCATGCCAGTCTTCGATTGGATGCGGACCAACCTTTCACTTAAACTCGAAGACGGTTCTTACGCGCTGAGCTATGATCACGACGAGCTTGCCAAGGTGGACCTCTCCTCAGGTGCGCAGGGCCTCCCTGGATGGGGCGCTGCATATAGCGCCAGCGAGTTGAGGTATCTTTTGGATGCTTATAGGGGAATAAGTGAGGAGGATCTGTGGGCTAACCTCAAATACTTTTTGGAAAGGGTCGTTCCGGTTGCCGAGGAGGTGGGGGTCAAAATGGCCATTCACCCAGACGATCCTCCATGGTCTATCTTTGGCCTTCCTCGCATCATAAGGGATGAGGCAGCGCTTGAGCGCCTTGTAAAGCTCGTCGATAGCCCCTCCAACGGCATAGCGCTGTGCTCCGGCTCGCTCGGAGTGGATCCCAAAAACGATATTCCTGCCATGGTGAGGCGCTTCGGCGCTCTTGGCAGAATACATTTCGCTCACGTTAGGAACGTGAAAATTACAGGAGAGAAACGCTTCTGCGAGACCGCTCACCCCTCATGTGCTGGTAGCCTTGACATTTACGAAATCGTAAAGGCCTATCATGATGTGGGTTTCAGCGGTCCACTTCGCCCGGATCATGGCCGCATGATTTGGGGTGAGGAGGGGAAACCAGGTTATGGGCTTTACGACAGGGCGCTTGGCGCCATGTATATAGCCGGTCTCTGGGAGGCTACAGAGAAAAGTACAGCCTTTAGATCTTAG
- a CDS encoding ribonuclease H-like YkuK family protein has protein sequence MFISPTHGALSFEDAIERVSAFLTEEGSYRLIVGTDSQSYRNGVLFVSAIVIHRIGRGGIYFYRRLFNDRLYSFKERIFTETSLSLSLAGELLCALAEDPERSEYYRRILEIHLDVGEQGETREIINAVVGMVKGSGFTAQVKPEAFGACSVADKHSKVTRHHAA, from the coding sequence GTGTTCATAAGTCCTACCCATGGCGCATTGAGCTTCGAAGACGCAATCGAACGCGTCAGCGCATTTTTAACAGAAGAAGGTAGCTACAGGCTCATTGTAGGAACCGACTCGCAAAGCTACAGAAATGGAGTCCTTTTCGTTTCGGCCATCGTAATCCACAGGATCGGACGCGGCGGCATCTATTTCTATAGGAGGCTGTTCAACGACAGGCTCTATAGTTTTAAGGAGAGGATCTTCACTGAGACCTCTTTGAGCTTGTCGTTAGCCGGCGAGCTGCTTTGTGCACTGGCCGAAGATCCAGAACGATCCGAATATTACAGGAGAATACTCGAAATCCACTTGGATGTGGGAGAGCAAGGAGAGACGAGAGAAATAATCAATGCTGTAGTGGGCATGGTAAAGGGAAGTGGCTTCACGGCTCAGGTAAAACCTGAAGCTTTTGGTGCCTGCAGCGTGGCCGACAAGCACTCGAAAGTGACGCGGCATCACGCTGCGTGA